GTTAGAAAATTGATTGATTTGTAACATAATTGATAACCTTGATcatcttaaaaaataaagaaatatgaTTCGGAGGAGATTATTACAATTTGTACTTTTGGAGCAGCTGCCCGCTGGTAGTTCTGCCCTTGCACAGCTTACATGGTTTTGGAAATTTAAGCGAGACTATTAAggtatcataatttttttaaatagtatatCATCTTTTATGGAATGTTCAGTGTGATCAATAttcatgtattttttttgttttgtgtgaTTAACTTTGAGAAATAAAGAATGAGTTCATGATGAATTGGGATGGTTGCGAACAAAAGATAAAGAGCGTGTACTTGTTCTCGCTGCTACAAATAGGCCATTTGATCTTGATGAGGCTGTTATTAGGAGGCTTCTAAGAAGGTAAACATACTATTTTAATATCCTATTCTAAGTTCTAACTTCATCCATTGACTCAAATTTTCAATGGCTATTGATCCTTGAGCTTCACTTCAGTTTAGATGTGTGTGCTTGGTTCTCGAACCTTGTTTTCTTGttcattattaaatatttttgtattgatTGGAGACTAGTTTTGCTTTCTAATCTTTCTCACATGTTattctacttttcttttgtatGAAGAAAATGAACAGGGTATATTTGATGCTATTCTTTGTGGACGCATTGATTTCTCATCGGATCCTTGGCCTTCCATATCGAGCAGTGCCAAAGATCTAGTTAAGATGTTACATGCTGATGCTAAGGAATGGCTTTCAGCAGTTGAAGTCCTTAGTAAGTTAGTAACTTTGTATTATGTCAAATGtggtttatattttatatgtaattGTATTGCACTATTGTTTATAAAGATCAGTTGGCTGTGTGTTATCTACTACACAAATCTCTAGTCTTAACTTTGTGATCAGATCTATTGGAAGGATAATAAAATTAGCGAAGACTGAAAAACTGGCATGAAACAGATTTAATTGTGACACAAGGATTTTGCTATATAGAGATAAGCTTGAcatgaaacatgctaaaattgATACACGCTCATACGCTTTATTTGTGGCATTGCAGACAACATAGTTCCAGCCTCTTTCTATATTCAGggaaacttaaaatttttattttaattcattatgGCTGCTTGCTATCGTTGCAGTCAATGCAATGTTTATATTCTATTTGTCAATGTTTTATGTGATTTTAATGCATACTTTTCACTAATGCTTTCTTGATGCTGGcatgattttttttacattaattcAGTTAATGAAAGGATTTAATAAAATGAGAtggaaatttttatttgttcacTTTGATATTAGAAAAAAGTACCTATATTTTTATATCTGGGAACCCAATATATGAAATTGAAATATGCCTTTAGTCTCTAGTATCCGAATTCTGATGCTATACCAAGTCTTGAGAGTTAATATTAATAGGTTCAGGTCAGAGGTGGCCAGCTATGGGAGACTGATGTCTACACATATGACTCAGATCTTGTTGCATGTATGTATTATTATAAAAAGGGGCTACTAGTTTTGATTACTAAGTGACAAATTTGACATACTTAAAATTAGTActgattttgtaatttgttgTATAGTTAGTTCTCATGTATATAGGTTACTGTCGCCCAACAGCTTCTCCACCTCCGACAGCTATACAAGAGTTGTGTGTAACCATTTGTATGCTTCAGATTAGTCTGGATGTTGTTTAGGAAATAGATTAGGCTTT
This portion of the Arachis duranensis cultivar V14167 chromosome 6, aradu.V14167.gnm2.J7QH, whole genome shotgun sequence genome encodes:
- the LOC107494410 gene encoding uncharacterized protein LOC107494410, giving the protein MTKGASSAEENIFEWKFAIRGPCDTEFEGGIYHGQIQLPAEYSFKPLSFMLLTVRSYLILQENEQGIFDAILCGRIDFSSDPWPSISSSAKDLVKMLHADAKEWLSAVEVQVRGGQLWETDVYTYDSDLVACYCRPTASPPPTAIQELCVTICMLQISLDVV